The Stieleria sp. JC731 genome has a segment encoding these proteins:
- a CDS encoding DUF1559 domain-containing protein, which yields MKLKRQIAGACLGLVFAVLSVGMSPAAAQEKLSPSYIPQDAIAAAFAFPAETLTDKSMEMMPVEVAQAFLLTEVGIDPFKVRSVKIVSGMPSPAGPVAGAVIEFTESFSLDQLVPKIRERFEESTLDGKQILESMGRGPTIQIFQPDSTTVLVGVGGYLSNMLNASASGSSGQLAALTGRMSKRPGVLIATVFGQIRNMVTPMLKQQQGNLPPQLHGLTDLFEQCDALLVNVNPNVMQTKMQITLIGKDESSAQTVGKTLNDSIDFARQMIVAQMASSMQGNDPVEQATVKYFIRISELLGNRFRPVVNGKLVQISDDGGFFSVGVAIGLLLPAVQAARTAARTMSSSNNLKHIGLAMHNYHSAYNTLPINAITDDAGKPLLSWRVAILPFIEEQELYSRFHLDEPWDSDHNKQLIYEMPKVYEHPNLTLAVGETIYQVPFGEGLIMEKDKPRRFRDVIDGLSNTIMAYESAETSAIEWTNPNDPVINMADPLAMMGDSPPGSFQVLMGDGAVNRIVRNVDLDLFRSLLTFAGGERINGF from the coding sequence ATGAAATTGAAGAGACAAATCGCCGGGGCATGTCTCGGTTTGGTATTTGCAGTCTTGTCAGTCGGGATGTCTCCCGCTGCCGCACAGGAAAAACTTTCGCCCAGCTACATTCCGCAGGATGCGATTGCGGCCGCGTTTGCGTTTCCCGCCGAAACGTTGACCGACAAATCAATGGAAATGATGCCGGTAGAAGTCGCGCAAGCATTTCTGCTGACCGAAGTCGGAATCGATCCCTTCAAAGTCCGGTCCGTCAAGATTGTTTCCGGCATGCCATCACCCGCAGGGCCTGTTGCTGGCGCGGTGATCGAGTTCACCGAATCGTTCAGTCTGGATCAATTGGTTCCCAAGATCCGCGAGCGTTTTGAAGAGTCGACGTTAGATGGCAAGCAGATTCTAGAGTCGATGGGACGAGGGCCAACCATTCAGATTTTCCAGCCGGATTCGACAACCGTGTTGGTGGGTGTCGGCGGCTACCTATCGAACATGCTCAATGCATCGGCGTCGGGTTCGTCAGGGCAATTGGCTGCGTTGACCGGACGAATGTCTAAACGTCCCGGAGTCTTAATCGCTACCGTCTTTGGCCAAATCCGAAATATGGTCACACCGATGCTGAAGCAGCAGCAGGGAAACTTGCCGCCTCAGCTGCATGGTCTGACAGACTTGTTCGAGCAATGCGACGCTTTGTTGGTGAACGTCAATCCGAACGTCATGCAGACCAAGATGCAAATCACCTTGATCGGGAAGGACGAGTCGTCGGCTCAAACGGTCGGCAAGACGCTCAATGACAGCATCGATTTCGCACGGCAAATGATTGTCGCTCAGATGGCGTCCAGTATGCAAGGGAATGATCCGGTCGAACAAGCGACTGTGAAGTACTTCATTCGTATTTCCGAATTGCTAGGCAATCGATTCCGGCCTGTTGTAAACGGCAAGTTGGTTCAGATTTCAGATGACGGCGGTTTCTTTTCGGTTGGCGTTGCGATTGGTCTTCTATTGCCCGCAGTCCAAGCTGCACGCACCGCGGCGCGGACCATGTCGTCATCGAATAACTTGAAGCATATCGGTTTGGCCATGCACAACTATCATTCCGCATACAACACGCTTCCGATCAACGCGATCACGGATGACGCAGGAAAGCCGCTACTTAGCTGGCGTGTTGCGATTCTTCCGTTTATCGAAGAACAAGAGTTGTATTCAAGGTTTCACTTGGATGAACCGTGGGACAGTGATCACAACAAGCAACTGATTTATGAGATGCCGAAGGTGTATGAGCATCCGAACCTAACGCTTGCCGTTGGTGAGACCATTTACCAAGTTCCTTTTGGTGAAGGTCTAATCATGGAGAAGGACAAGCCACGGCGTTTTAGAGATGTCATCGACGGTTTGTCAAATACGATCATGGCCTACGAATCGGCTGAGACGTCCGCAATTGAATGGACCAATCCGAACGACCCGGTCATCAACATGGCCGATCCCTTGGCAATGATGGGAGATTCGCCTCCGGGTAGTTTTCAAGTTTTGATGGGCGATGGCGCCGTCAATAGAATTGTGCGAAATGTCGATCTGGATCTGTTTCGTTCGTTGTTGACGTTTGCTGGTGGCGAACGGATTAACGGGTTTTAG